The following nucleotide sequence is from Glycine max cultivar Williams 82 chromosome 9, Glycine_max_v4.0, whole genome shotgun sequence.
TTATCCAGCCTCACCCAATTCACCCTGAAATTCTCCCTCCTTATTCACACATGCTCTCTTTCTCTTCCCCCTCTGCCTACCAGAATCCTGCTCCCCATTTTCCAGCTACCCCTTCTGTTAAGTCCCTCTTTCTCCTTCCCGTAAGCAATTCCACCTCTGTTCCATTCTCTCCATTGAGTGGATTTCCTTCCTTACTCTCTATGAATGTCTCCTTGCCTTCTTTTGTAGACACCTGATGCAACCTCCCTCTAGGTCCATCTTTATGCTTTCTACTCAACAAGTGGTAAAGGTCCTATGAGATTTGCAAACTGCTTAGTGCATAACCTGCCGAGTTATTATTCTGTTCCAAattctattatcttttttaattaaatcatttatgatattatattcTTATATCTATTCCCCATAAAATGCATTGATGGATTAGTGATCAACTGTAAATATCTCTTCTTTAGTTTAGGCacggtttttgttattttgttttgtcaCTACACATTAGTAGCATTTTGATACCATTATCTCAACTCTGGTGTATTCTTCAACACTATGGCATGTTGTTAGGTATAAATTCATTTATATGGTTATATGGTGTGGCCTATGTTAAGTTCAAAATGATGGAGGTTGTGCTTTAGACATACTTGGATGGCTAAAGATAGACTATAGGCACAGAGGTCATTAAAGCATATAAATTGGATGTAGGCTGTGGCATttctttataaagaaaattttgaatgtTCTTTTTAATTGCTCAAGTTCTTGTCTTGGTGGATGCATATCTCCTTATTTTGGTAAacaaattaaacatttattagGTGTTTCTGGGTAATATTTATGCCAATTATCTCATTTTATAGAGAAAGAACAAACACATACTCATAATTATCCTTTTTGTCTTTTCAAAATGTTATCTTCACAAGttcttaaattgattttatgaatGACTATTCAGGATAGTGGAACTGAGAAGCCTGTTGTTGCTTTTATTGCTGGTTTAACTGCTCCCCCTGGCCGTCGTATGGGTCATGCTGGAGGTAAGATTATTTCCAAATTTCTGGAACTGATGGCTTTTGATAGAAAATATCATTTCAGCATGTTGCTTGACTCATCATGAATTAGGTTGTACCACTTATTGAACTGTGTTTGATAAGGTTGGATGCATCTTGGGCTTATGCAAAATATTTTAAGCTTAATGTGTGTCACGATTTGACTAAATCCACTCAGGCACTCATCCACCCTCAATTGGATTTGGGGAAGAATTTGGCAGTAGGATTAATCATCTAGGATGGATTACTTGAGTAATTAATAATCTGTATGTTCCTCTTGTGTAAAATGTCGTTGCATTTTGAAACTGAAGAAGTTAGCATgggaaaattgtaattttagtgACACAACAATAAAGCAATATCAGTTTCTAGTTTAGTTACGTTTTCATGTTTATGTGATATTAATCCTTCTTGCTTGTGCAGCTATTGTGTCGGGTGGCAAGGGCACTGCACAAGACAAAATTAAAACCCTCAGGGAAGCTGGGGTCATGGTTGTGGAGTCCCCTGCCAAAATTGGAGCTGCCATGCTAGATGTTTTCAAGCAGAGGGGCTTGGTTCAATAGTTTGGGTTCATTTAATTTCATCAAGTCATTTTGGTTTCGATTATTTACAAACTGTTCAAAATTTCTTGATTCCCATTGGTAATGAtgggctattttttttttattttttttttaagttacgAGAGgggcattaaaataaaattcaagatGCTTTATATTTGCAGAAAGTTTGATACAGTCTTTGAACTCAGGTTTTTCTGGCGTTGATTTGTAAACACAATACCCTTTGCCAATGAATTTATGGCAACTTCAAATGCTTGAGAACATATTCAAAAACTCGGTCGGATTGGAACCCGGTGACATAACCGGACCAGTTTGTTAAATGGACCGGCCATGCATCTGGCCTGGTATGACCCAGCCGGTTTTGTGCAAACCCGGTGATCCGGTCAGTTTCTAATGGATTTTAGCGTAAAAGAAAAGTTACAAAACTGTCAAAGCCGTTTTgaacaaaatctaaaaaatctGTCCTTCTCTCAAcccttttcttcattctttgatTTCCCTCAACAAGTTCTAACGGCAGGAAGCGGAAAAGAAAGCCCCAACCAGAAGCTTCTCTAACGCGGTCTACTAGTTTTTTGTCGAATAAGGTTAGCTTTTAGTTCTAGCTACATTATCTAATGGACCCGGATGTGCTTAGATTTGGAGTCACATAGGTACACAAATCttaaaaaagtaacaaattACACAATGCACTTACCTAGCTTAGCTGAGTGCGCTGCCACCATCCCTCATTTCATCCATTCATGTCCATTGCCCActacatacacacacaaaaacacttttgcttttctttttagtGTTTTTGTGTAAGTgtagttttctttttgttctcatTATTCTTGTAACTATAATTTGAttggtaattattattttaaaatttattttttaccaaGTCCAATATGTATTctagtgataaaaaaaagtccaaTATGTATTCTTGTATTCAATCTCTCACATatagttaatttaattgtaACCTCTTTAGACCATATTCAAGTTGAATATTTTGTACATTCACTAGATCAAGCTTGCTGATAATGTTTAGGTGCACGTAGGGAAATTCATCCttcaaaagggaaaagaaaataggATATAAATTATGAATGCTATCATGTTGATGCTATTTAtgttttcatttcaaaatttatcataGACTTGTGTAATTGTCTTATTGAATTAGGACTTGTgttatcaatttaatattttaattgttatttaggattttaaaatatgaaaaaaaaattattaatcaaataatgttagttatatacttatatataataaatacatatataatttaaatttttttaatacatatatactGAATCAAAGTGGACTAATTACTGACTCATTATCTTGACTGAATCAATGACCGGATCAGATTTCATAACTTTGCTTGAGAATGTTTGTGGTAATCTTAATTGTGAtggatatatttttgttatggtGACATGTGAGAAGAAATACATATACACGGACATGTATACACTACCATTAGTCACTTTGGTGTTGCATGTTAACTCTTGTTAGACTTTGAAAAGAACTATTTCCTCCAAATTTTAGGAATATAAATTCATTCCAGAtcttttgaattgtttttaatcaTCCATTTTAGTAATACTGTAGAATTTATGGGTGAATCCGGAGTATTTTTTGGCTGAGTCAAAGACtaatatttagaaataaatgaaattctCAAATATTGCTTTTAAGtcacatttataattaaaatttgtaagtattttttaatgctcttttaaacttttaaaagaaaGGAGATCTAACTCACTTAAATGAGAATGATGTACGAATTACTATGAAAGTTTAGtgttttagtttgatttttacagataaaaaggttttgaaatgtatttaattctcttttaaagttaaaatttcagattttttttaaattctaatatttgTGTGTGTGGAAAGAGAGACGAGGGATCAATCGGGTGTAATTtagatttgttatttttgttacaaTTTAGATTTGATTTAAACACACGTAATCTCATCCAATAATTTGTTTGCTAcataattaatcaatcaaatcaattaaccaagtcaattaattaatcaaattcaattcaaaatacAGCAATATTTTTAAGTCTAACTTAAACCCACGCATTCTATTTAAAACTCCGGAGTAAACAAACAACATTTGagcaccaaaaaagaaaaactctgcCCTAGTTGGCtctgaagaaaaaagaataaacacGTGAAATGTGCTGAGTAGTTGAGAATTGAGAGTGTTGACAGTGATACACCTCAGTGTTGTAGTACTAGTTATTAGTTTGGATCCTACGTTATATCTCTCCAAAAGTAGTAGAGTGTTTGGATTGGAATATCCACTATCCAAATCCTACCCTGGAATTAACAAACCGTTGACTCTTGACTCTTCTTCACTTTCTCGCTCTCTTCCCTTCCATCTCCACCAATTCAGATTCAGATCCACTGCACTGCACTCGTCCAATTTCACTCACTCTCACATTCCCAATTTCTCCATGAAACCCTAATTTCAGCCATGGTTGTTACATCCAAACCTTCTCCAATGGCACTAGATCTCAAAACCTCCTTCACTCTCCCCAAAACCCTAAAGCTCAAGACGAAGCAGCAAGAGCTTCTGATCCGCGTCGCCACGCTCTCCCTCATCTACGTTCTCGCCTTCATCACGCGCCTCTTCAGCGTGCTCCGCTACGAGTCCATGATCCACGAGTTCGACCCCTACTTCAACTACCGCACCACGCTCTTCCTCACTCGCAACGGCTTCGCCGAGTTCTGGAACTGGTTCGACTCGGAATCATGGTACCCGCTTGGCCGCATCATCGGCGGCACCCTCTACCCCGGACTCATGCTCACCGCCGCCGCCATCCACTCCCTCCTCCGCTTCCTCCGCCTCTTCGTCCACATCCGCGAGGTCTGCGTCCTCACCGCGCCCTTCTTCGCCTCCAACACCACCCTCGTAGCTTACTTCTTCGCGAAGGAGGTCTGGGACTCCGGCGCCGGCATCGTCGCCGCCGCGCTCATCGCGATCTGCCCCGGCTACATCTCCCGCTCCGTCGCGGGGTCCTATGACAACGAGGGCGTCGCGATCTTCGCGCTGTTGCTCACCTTCTACCTCTTTGTGAAGGCGGTGAACACTGGCTCGCTGGCGTGGGCCCTGGGTTCGGCGTTCGGGTATTTCTACATGGTGTCGGCGTGGGGAGGTTATGTGTTTATAATAAACTTGGTGCCGCTTTATGTGCTGGTGCTGCTTGTGACGGGGAGGTACTCGATGAGGCTCTATGTGGCGTATAACTGCATGTATGTGTTGGGGATGCTGCTCGCCATGCAGATTAGGTTTGTGGGGTTCCAGCATGTTCAGTCCGGCGAACACATGGCCGCCATGGGCGTGTTTTTCTTGCTTCAGGttgattctgtttttttttttttttaatgtgtaggATTTTAGTGAGGATGGAAATTAGATGTTGTTCTTTAGGTGGTTTTGATGAGGTTTTGGAAAATGGTCTGTGACTCCTATTTCAGCTGCAATGTCGAGGTTTTTGCGATTTCTGCGCTGCAATATGTCAAGGTTTTTAGGATTTATGTGCcgccaaggttttaaattgcggtcACAGTTTTGTTGTGATCTTTGATGTTGCAGGAACTTTTGGACAAATGAGTGTAGGATTTTAGCTGGACAGAAGTTTAGATGCAGTTCTTTAGGTAGTTCTGATGAGGTTTTAGTGAACTGTGTGCAACTGTGATTTCGGTTGCAATGTCAAGGCTTTTGGGATTTCTGCACCATAATTGACAGTCTGCGACTGCAATTTGGCTGCAATGTCATGGTTTTCAGCATTTGTGTGAGATTGTGATTTTGACTACAATGCCAAGGCTTTTGGGATCTTCACTTCTGCAATTGTGGCCACAATGGCAaggtttttgtgatttttatgaTCGCAATTGTGATAGCATTTATCTGCAATTTCCTGCAATGTTAGGATTACGACAACGATTATGGCTGCATTTGCCTTCAACATCAAGGATTATGAGGGAGTCGGGATTGTAATTTAAACCTTTGTTCTTGAATCAAAACTAGAATTTCACTTAGGTAATCtagataataaatatttgtttgcaTTAAATGTCAATTTAGATTGCTAAGGTGAAACTTCAATTTTGATTGGAGAACAAGAGTGAAAGCACATGAGGAACTGTACTTAAGTTTTGTCCTTTTATGGAAGGTGATTTTCTCTTTAAGGTCTAACTTGGGTTGTTTCCGCAGGTGTTTTTCTTCTTGGATTGGGTGAGGCATTTGCTTAGTGACACCAAGTTGTTTCAGGCATTTTTGAGGATAACTGTGACTAGTGCGGTTGCTGTTGGTGCTGTTGCTTTGGGAGTGGGCACAGCATCTGGTTATATATCTCCGTGGACTGGAAGGTTTTACTCTTTGCTTGATCCAACCTATGCTAAGGATCACATTCCGATTATTGCATCTGTCTCTGAGCATCAGCCAACTGCTTGGTCATCCTTCATGTTTGATTTCCATATCTTGCTATTCCTTTTCCCTGCTGGCCTCTATTTTTGCTTCAAGCGCTTGTCTGATGCCACAATCTTTTTAGTTATGTATGGTCTTACAAGCATGTATTTTGCTGGGGTTATGGTTCGGTTGATTCTTGTTGCTACCCCTGCTGTGTGCCTCATTAGTGCTATTGCGGTTTCTGCCACTGTGAAGAATTTGACTCGGGTAGTGAGGGCCAAAAGCCAAGCTGTTCAAAGTGGATCTACAAAAGGAACTAGCTCTGCAAAAAGTTCTGCCAAGGTTAGATTCTTTTAAGTAGATTGTTGAGCAAAAGGCTTCTTCAGATGAGTTGCATTATATTGTGttcaatttttctctttttaatcacATGCTAATCCAGTAAATGGTTTACCTATCCTTCAATTTTGTCCACTTGCTccatttcattaattataagaaagatGAATCAGTTGTTGCTTGGTATTTATAAACTAAGTAATTACTCAAATGCCATAATGTGCACCTAATAACAGGTACTATAATTGTTGTGTTCTTTCACAACAATTATGTCATAGTTTTTAACTTCATTAGTTCATCTTTTTTCAGCTAGAATCTTATAAATATTGTATTAGAATGGTGTTTTTGTGTCTTAATGTTATTGCGGTGAATGTTGATGTGACAATTTAATAATAGGTGTATGATTACTGATGTGGTGCAGGGTGTAGTTGACAACTCCCAGCCTTTCCAAAAGAATGGTGCTATTGTGTTACTCCTTGGTGCTTTCTATTTGCTCAGTAGATATGCCATTCACTGCACATGGGTCACATCAGAGGCTTACTCATCTCCCTCAATTGTCTTGGCTGCGAGGGGTGCCCATGGCAACAGGGTCATCTTTGATGATTATCGTGAAGCTTACTTTTGGCTTCGCCAGAACACTCCACAAGATGCCAAGGTGATGTCATGGTGGGATTATGGCTATCAAATCACTGCCATGGGAAACAGAACAGTTATTGTTGACAATAACACCTGGAACAACACACACATAGCTACTGTTGGGCGAGCAATGTCATCCTATGAGGATGAGGCTTATGACATAATGAGATCACTTGATGTTGACTATGTATTAGTTGTGTTCGGTGGTGTTACTGGTTATTCTTCTGATGATATCAATAAGTAAGGCCATATGAAGTAATGTTTTGCTTTTACACTCCACATTTCCTCAATGCATGTGCACATTTCTTTACGAAAAATGCTACATAGATAATCCTTGCACTCAGAGCTTTGCACAAAACTTGCGAATGTGGTTTCATTAGAGTTGTTGAGCATATAGATATTTTAAGTGCAGTCACCCTAAGCTCAAGCCCTTTGTATTGTGTAGGTAGCATTactctttctctatttttgagACCGATCATTCTCATCTTCAAAAGTTggtgtattattttttactctgtcctcattctttattttgtttcttaccccCCTGCCCCCCTTTCATATGCTATTACTAGCTTTcgtagtttttaaaaaataataaagttatagACATTCCATCATCAAGTTGATGCAGACAGATTAGATTGACAGGCCATTTGAATGAAAACACGAACTAGGAAAACTTGGTTCATATATTTCTCTCATTTGTAGGTACTAGGTAGATTTACTGTTTTGGCTTGCAAAAACATCTCTAAGTTTCTAATTACTGACTTTTTGGATTGAGTTTGGATAGTATGTTGTTAGTTTTTTCTGCTGCAAAATTTTATTCAGTTTTGAaggtataattatatatttattgatcaTGTCCCAGATATAAAcatttcagtttttcctctgattttttatttgttcattattttgattttta
It contains:
- the LOC100780916 gene encoding dolichyl-diphosphooligosaccharide--protein glycosyltransferase subunit STT3B, encoding MVVTSKPSPMALDLKTSFTLPKTLKLKTKQQELLIRVATLSLIYVLAFITRLFSVLRYESMIHEFDPYFNYRTTLFLTRNGFAEFWNWFDSESWYPLGRIIGGTLYPGLMLTAAAIHSLLRFLRLFVHIREVCVLTAPFFASNTTLVAYFFAKEVWDSGAGIVAAALIAICPGYISRSVAGSYDNEGVAIFALLLTFYLFVKAVNTGSLAWALGSAFGYFYMVSAWGGYVFIINLVPLYVLVLLVTGRYSMRLYVAYNCMYVLGMLLAMQIRFVGFQHVQSGEHMAAMGVFFLLQVFFFLDWVRHLLSDTKLFQAFLRITVTSAVAVGAVALGVGTASGYISPWTGRFYSLLDPTYAKDHIPIIASVSEHQPTAWSSFMFDFHILLFLFPAGLYFCFKRLSDATIFLVMYGLTSMYFAGVMVRLILVATPAVCLISAIAVSATVKNLTRVVRAKSQAVQSGSTKGTSSAKSSAKGVVDNSQPFQKNGAIVLLLGAFYLLSRYAIHCTWVTSEAYSSPSIVLAARGAHGNRVIFDDYREAYFWLRQNTPQDAKVMSWWDYGYQITAMGNRTVIVDNNTWNNTHIATVGRAMSSYEDEAYDIMRSLDVDYVLVVFGGVTGYSSDDINKFLWMVRIGGGVFPVIKEPDYLVNGEYRVDKGAAPKMLNCLMYKLSYYRFGELTTEYGKPPGYDRARGVEIGNKDIKLEYLEEAFTTQNWIVRIYKVKPPKNRW